In a genomic window of Infirmifilum sp. NZ:
- a CDS encoding AbrB/MazE/SpoVT family DNA-binding domain-containing protein — protein sequence MVSSKGQVVIPKRVREELGLTPGTVLRVRVEGRRVILEPVEEPPEEVFVRAGSSVTERILREAKSFGDKAQRLLEDLGVPVG from the coding sequence GTGGTTTCAAGCAAAGGGCAGGTCGTGATCCCGAAGCGCGTGAGGGAGGAGCTGGGGCTGACTCCCGGCACAGTCCTTAGAGTGCGAGTCGAGGGGAGAAGGGTAATCCTGGAGCCGGTCGAGGAGCCGCCTGAGGAGGTGTTCGTCAGGGCTGGGTCGAGCGTCACCGAGCGAATACTCAGGGAGGCTAAAAGCTTTGGCGATAAGGCGCAGAGGCTGCTGGAAGACCTAGGTGTCCCTGTTGGCTAG